The genomic region CCTGAATCTGTAGTAAAATATGGATTTCCTGTTCCACCTGCAAATATTACTACTCTTCCTTTTTCTAAGTGTCTAATTGCTCTTCTTCTTATAAATGGTTCAGCAACTTGTGGCATATTTATTGCAGTTAGAACTCTTGTAGCTACTCCACCAATTTTTTCTATAGCATTTTGTAATGCTAATCCATTCATTATTGTTGCAAGCATTCCCATAGTATCTCCAGTTGATCTATCCATACCAACTTCTTCTCCAAATTTTCCTCTAAATATATTTCCACCACCAATTACTATTGCAAGTTCTACACCCTCATCATGTATTTCTTTAATCTGTTTAGCAAAACTATGTAAAATATCATCAGAAAAACCAAAATCCTTATCTCCAGCTAAAGCTTCTCCACTTAGTTTTAATAATATCCTTTTATGTTTCAGCATATGAAATTTCCCTCCGTTTGATAAAAAAGAGTTTAATTGCTTAAACTCTCCCTTATGTATTCTTATTATTTTGTATTTGCTATTTGTGCTGCAACTTCTGCTGCGAAATCAGTTTCAGCTTTTTCAATTCCTTCTCCCACTTTATATCTTGCAAATCCTGCAACTACTGAAGGAGCAATAAATTCTTTAATTGATACTTTATCATCTCTTACATATTTTTGTTCTAATAAGCAATTTTCTTCATAGAATTTTCTCATTTTACCTTCTAATATTTTTTCAACTATAGCTTCTGGTTTACCCTCTTCTAATAATTGAACTCTTGCTATTTCTTTTTCTCTTTCTAAATCTGAAGCTGTAACTTGTTCTCTGCTTAAATATGATGGATCCATAGCTGCAATGTGCATTGCTACACCTTTTGCTTTTTCATGATTTTCTGGAGTATTTTCTCCATCAACTTCAACTAAAACTCCTATTTTCCCACCTAAGTGAATATAGTTTACTACAAATCCTTTAGCTTCAACAAAAACTAATCTTCTAATGTTTAAGTTTTCTCCAATTTTTGCAATTAAATCTGTTAATTGGTTATCAACTGTACTTCCATTAAATTCAACTGCTTTTAATTCTTCAACTGTTGCTGTCTTATTTTTTAATGCAAGTTCTACTAATTTAGTTCCAAAGTTTTTGAAATCATCATTTTTAGCAACGAAATCTGTTTCTGAGTTAAATTCAATAATAACTCCTAAGTTATCTAATTCTCCACCAAATACTAATCCCTCTGCTGCTATTCTTCCTGATTTTTTAGCTGCTTTAGCTATCCCTTTTTCTCTTAACCAGTCTATTGATTTTTCTATATCTCCACCATTAGCTTCTAATGCTTTTTTACAATCAAGCATTCCAGCTCCTGTTCTTTCTCTTAATACTTTTATATCTGCTGCACTTGCCATAATGCTTCCTCCTATTAACTTATTATTCTTCTATTTCTTCTTTTTCAACTACGAAATTTTCTTCTAAAACTTCTGCTGTTTCAAGTTCTGCTGGAGTGTATTCATTTTCTTGTCCACCATTAGCTTCAACAACTGCTTGAGAAATTACTTTTGAAAATAATTTTATTGATCTAATAGCATCATCATTTGCAGGTATTCTATAAGTTACTAAATCTGGATCTACATTTGAATCTATTAAAGCTATTACAGGTATTCCAAGTTTAGCTGCTTCCTCTAAAGCTAAAAATTCTTTTTTAATATCTACAACGAATAATGCTGCTGGTAAAGTATTCATTTCTTTAATTCCACCAACATTTTTTTGTAATTTTTCCATTTCTTTTCTTAAGATAGCTGCTTCTTTTTTAGTGTAAGCTTCATCTAAAGTTCCATTTGCTTCCATTTCTTCTAATTCTTTTAACTTTTTAACTCTTTTTTTAATAGTTTCTAAGTTAGTTAGTAATCCACCTAACCATCTTTGGTTAACGTAGAATCCTCCACATCTTTCAGCTTCTTCTTTCATAGCTTCTTGAGCTTGTTTTTTAGTACCTACGAATAATACTTTTCCACCTTCACTTGCAATTTCTCTTACAAATTCATAAGCTTTCTCTGTTGATACTAAAGTTTGTTGTAAATCTAAAATGTGTAATCCATTTCTTTCTGCATAAATATATGGTTTCATTTTAGGATTCCATCTTTTTGCTTGATGCCCAAAATGTGCCCCCACTTCTAATAATTCTTTCATTGAAATTACTGCCATTTAATTTTCCTCCTTGATTTTTGGTTTTTTTCATCCACTCTTGTCCATTTGCAAATCCAAATATTATTGGCACCATACAAACGAAAAAAACAGAGTGTGTTTGTCCTTTGCTATTATATCACTATTAACTTATGGTGTCAAGCCGTTTAATACAAGCTTTTTAATATTATATAAAAAAAATCTAAATCTTAAATTTAGATTTTTTTGTTTAATATTTTTTTGTGAAATTTTTCTAAAATTTGAAGTAATGATTGATCTATTAATATAGATAAATTTTTTACTAAATATTTCATTTCTTCTTTCATTCCATTATTTAACCATTCATATGCTACTGAAGCAAAAGCAACTTTATAATAGTTAAGTAAGAATTCTCTATCTTTTTCTGAAATATCATATTTTAATAAGGTATCTGTGAATAATAGTTCAAAAAGTCTTTTACTCATAACTTCAAATGTTCCTCTTAATAACCCACATGATTCAGATTGATTGATATTAACCAATACTTCTTTTCTTTCTGCTATAGATTTAAAGAATAAAAGGTATGCTTCCTCAAAGTTATTAAATTTTCTTTTGACTTTTACTATTTCTTGTATTTCTATTTCAAAATAGTACTTCAATAATTCAGTCATATTTTTAAAATAATAATAAAAGATTTGTCTAGTAACTCCAGTATCTTCTGTCAATTCTTTTACTGTTATTTTGTAATAAGGTTTTACTTTAAGCATCTTAGCAAAAGCATTCCTAATTAAATCCTTTGCCTTTATTCTTTTTTTCATTGTACATTTCTCCTTCTAACTATTAATTCTTTTTATTGTTTTTTCTTTACCTATTATAGAGATTATAGAATAAAGATCTGGTCCTTTAGATTTACCAGTTAGAACTGCTCTTATAGGCATTAATACCTTACCTATTCCCTCATTTAATTCTTCAGGTAATTTGTGAAGTATATCTTTAATTAATTCTTCATCTAATTCTTCATCTAAAGAATTTAATTTTTCTAAAAATAAGGCTATTGATTTTTTACCCTCTTCAGAAGATAATGCTTCATGTACTCTTTCTACTGCTTTTCTATCCTTTTTATTCATATCTTCAGTAATTTCTGGTAAAACAATCTCATCTATGAAAAATACATCTAAATTTTTAGCTAATTCTTTTAAAGTATGAGAACCCTCTCTTGTAATTTCTACCATTCTTTCTAATTTTTCTCTACTAAACTTAGAAATATCGTAGCCCTCTTTTTCAATGAAAGGAATAGCTAAATCTGTTAATTCCGATACAGGTTTTAATTTCATATGTTGATTATTTACCCAAGCTAATTTAACTAAATCAAAAACTGGTCCTCCTAAAGATATTCTATCAAAACTAAAGTTTTCAATCATTTCATCAAGTGTGAATATTTCTTTTTCTCCACCTAAACTCCAACCCATTAATGCAAGGAAATTTAATAGACCCTCTTTTAAATACCCCTCTTCTTTATAGTAATTTAATGAAACTGGGTTTTTTCTTTTAGAAATTTTAGTTTTATCTGCATTTCTTAATAAAGGCATATGATACCATTTTGGTTCTTCCCAACCAAAAGCTTTATATAACTGTATATGTTTAGGTGTTGAAGCTATCCATTCTTCTGCACGTATTACATGTGTTACTCCCATTAGGTGGTCATCAACTATATTAGCTAAATGATAAGTTGGAAATCCATCTGATTTTAATAATATTTGGTCATCTATTTTATCATTATCAAAGAAAATCTTACCTCTTAAACCATCTTCAACAATTGTTTGTCCATCAAGTGGCATTTTTAATCTTATTACATAAGGTAATCCTTTAGATAAATTTTCTTCTACTTGCTCTTTAGTTAAATTTCTTGCTCTTCTATCATACATAGGTGGCAGACCCATTGCTTTTTGTCTTTCTCTCATTATTTCTAATTCTTCTGGTGTTTCAAATGAATAATAAGCTTCTCCTTTTTCTACAAGTGAAACTGCATATTCTTTATATATTTCAAATCTTTCAGATTGTCTATAAGGACCAAAAGGACCACCTAAATCAGGACCCTCAGTATAGTTAAGTCCTAACCACTTCATAGCGTCAAATATTTGTTGTTCTGAATCAGAAGAAAATCTTGTTCTGTCAGTATCCTCTATTCTAAGTATAAAATCTCCTGAATTATTATGTGCAAAAGCATAATTAAATAATCCTATATATGCCGTCCCTACATGTGGATCTCCAGTTGGAGATGGTGCTATTCTAACTCTAACTCTTTTTTCCATTATTAAACCTCTCATGTCTTTTTTTTAAATATATCACTTTTAACATTATTTGTCTAGTTTTTTATACATTATCTTAAAAAATAAATTATACACATTTTAATTAATTAATGAAAATTTTTAAATTTAAATATTTGATATAAAAAACATGTTTTTATTACTAAATAAAATATATATTTCACATTTATTGTGAAATTTTTTATTATATTCATAAAAAAGATGTAAAATAATTAAATTATTCAACATCTTTATAGCTATTGTTTATAACCAATATTTAATGTTGCCTTAGTGCCTCAGTTAAATATTTTTATATATCATTTCTCAATTGTTTTAATACCGTAAATAAAAAGGTAGCTTATGCCACCCATATATCTAATTATGTTATACTATATTTTATTATATTAATCCTGTTTCTTTTAATTTTTCTAAAACTTCTACATCATCTAAAATATTTTTAACTGAAATTAATTTTTTACCTTTAGCATCTACTTTAGGTGCTAATTTATCTGAGCAAACTACTATGTCTACTCCATCTATTTTTTTTGACAAATCATCTATAGTACAAGTATCAATTTCAATTTTTATTCCTTTTTCCACAATTTTTTTCATTGTAGTTTTTAAAATCATACTTGTTCCAGTTCCACTTCCACATACAGCTAATACTTTCATT from Streptobacillus ratti harbors:
- the pyrH gene encoding UMP kinase, with amino-acid sequence MLKHKRILLKLSGEALAGDKDFGFSDDILHSFAKQIKEIHDEGVELAIVIGGGNIFRGKFGEEVGMDRSTGDTMGMLATIMNGLALQNAIEKIGGVATRVLTAINMPQVAEPFIRRRAIRHLEKGRVVIFAGGTGNPYFTTDSGGALRAIEIEADVLAKGTKVDGIYDKDPVKYDDAIKYEEITFKEALSKDLKVMDATALSLCRENNMPIIVFNALKDGNMLKLARGEKIGTVVKND
- the tsf gene encoding translation elongation factor Ts codes for the protein MASAADIKVLRERTGAGMLDCKKALEANGGDIEKSIDWLREKGIAKAAKKSGRIAAEGLVFGGELDNLGVIIEFNSETDFVAKNDDFKNFGTKLVELALKNKTATVEELKAVEFNGSTVDNQLTDLIAKIGENLNIRRLVFVEAKGFVVNYIHLGGKIGVLVEVDGENTPENHEKAKGVAMHIAAMDPSYLSREQVTASDLEREKEIARVQLLEEGKPEAIVEKILEGKMRKFYEENCLLEQKYVRDDKVSIKEFIAPSVVAGFARYKVGEGIEKAETDFAAEVAAQIANTK
- the rpsB gene encoding 30S ribosomal protein S2 translates to MAVISMKELLEVGAHFGHQAKRWNPKMKPYIYAERNGLHILDLQQTLVSTEKAYEFVREIASEGGKVLFVGTKKQAQEAMKEEAERCGGFYVNQRWLGGLLTNLETIKKRVKKLKELEEMEANGTLDEAYTKKEAAILRKEMEKLQKNVGGIKEMNTLPAALFVVDIKKEFLALEEAAKLGIPVIALIDSNVDPDLVTYRIPANDDAIRSIKLFSKVISQAVVEANGGQENEYTPAELETAEVLEENFVVEKEEIEE
- a CDS encoding TetR/AcrR family transcriptional regulator, producing MKKRIKAKDLIRNAFAKMLKVKPYYKITVKELTEDTGVTRQIFYYYFKNMTELLKYYFEIEIQEIVKVKRKFNNFEEAYLLFFKSIAERKEVLVNINQSESCGLLRGTFEVMSKRLFELLFTDTLLKYDISEKDREFLLNYYKVAFASVAYEWLNNGMKEEMKYLVKNLSILIDQSLLQILEKFHKKILNKKI
- the gltX gene encoding glutamate--tRNA ligase; the protein is MRGLIMEKRVRVRIAPSPTGDPHVGTAYIGLFNYAFAHNNSGDFILRIEDTDRTRFSSDSEQQIFDAMKWLGLNYTEGPDLGGPFGPYRQSERFEIYKEYAVSLVEKGEAYYSFETPEELEIMRERQKAMGLPPMYDRRARNLTKEQVEENLSKGLPYVIRLKMPLDGQTIVEDGLRGKIFFDNDKIDDQILLKSDGFPTYHLANIVDDHLMGVTHVIRAEEWIASTPKHIQLYKAFGWEEPKWYHMPLLRNADKTKISKRKNPVSLNYYKEEGYLKEGLLNFLALMGWSLGGEKEIFTLDEMIENFSFDRISLGGPVFDLVKLAWVNNQHMKLKPVSELTDLAIPFIEKEGYDISKFSREKLERMVEITREGSHTLKELAKNLDVFFIDEIVLPEITEDMNKKDRKAVERVHEALSSEEGKKSIALFLEKLNSLDEELDEELIKDILHKLPEELNEGIGKVLMPIRAVLTGKSKGPDLYSIISIIGKEKTIKRINS
- a CDS encoding PTS sugar transporter subunit IIB — encoded protein: MKVLAVCGSGTGTSMILKTTMKKIVEKGIKIEIDTCTIDDLSKKIDGVDIVVCSDKLAPKVDAKGKKLISVKNILDDVEVLEKLKETGLI